The Candidatus Kaelpia aquatica genome contains a region encoding:
- the dcd gene encoding dCTP deaminase, translating to MLKADRWIIDQAKNSRMIEPFSESQIRAGISFGTSSYGYDFRLSDEFKVLKTSFKDPIDPKNFPKDSFQDIKTDVLTIPAKSFILGRSLEYFRIPRNVLTVCFGKSSYARCGVVINVTPFEPEWEGYATLSIINASQNDVKIYAQEGIAQLLFLESDQECMVSYQDKKGKYQAQKEITLPKV from the coding sequence ATGCTTAAAGCGGATAGATGGATAATTGATCAGGCGAAGAATAGCCGCATGATTGAACCTTTCTCGGAGTCTCAAATAAGAGCAGGCATAAGCTTTGGAACTTCAAGCTATGGTTATGATTTTAGATTGAGCGATGAGTTTAAAGTTTTAAAGACATCTTTTAAAGACCCGATAGACCCTAAAAATTTCCCCAAGGATTCTTTTCAAGATATAAAGACTGATGTTTTAACAATTCCGGCAAAGAGCTTTATTTTGGGGAGGTCTCTAGAGTATTTTCGGATTCCGCGTAATGTTTTGACGGTATGCTTTGGAAAATCATCCTATGCTCGCTGCGGTGTAGTGATAAATGTTACTCCTTTTGAGCCGGAGTGGGAAGGTTATGCTACGCTCTCTATAATCAATGCTTCTCAGAATGATGTTAAGATATATGCTCAAGAAGGTATAGCTCAGCTGCTTTTTCTTGAGTCAGACCAGGAGTGCATGGTTTCGTATCAAGACAAGAAAGGGAAGTATCAGGCTCAAAAAGAGATAACCTTGCCTAAAGTTTGA
- a CDS encoding vitamin B12-dependent ribonucleotide reductase has translation MRKEASMSVSLTQSALKVLERRYLVKDSNGQVVETPKEMFERVAGYIASADKNYGNSDSEVEAIEASFYDMMSKLEFMPNSPTLMNAGRPLGQLSACFVLPIDDSIASIFESLKAAALIHKSGGGTGFDFSHLRPRNSRVRSTDGVSSGPISFMKVYNAATQEIKQGGKRRGANMGILRVDHPEIMEFITAKDDNKEITNFNISIAITDEFMKALEEKGEYELRDPRDGKVTQKLEAEEVFNLIVKQAWKNGEPGLVFIDKINKDNPTPNIGRIESTNPCGEQPLLPYESCNLGSINLSKMVKEENGEMAVDWERLRVITHRGVHFLDNVIDKNQFPLPEIEKQTKYTRKIGLGVMGWADMLIKLGLGYNSSDAVNLAEEVMSFILNESMVKSQELAESRGVFPAYEGSVWDKRGIKIRNATLTTIAPTGTISIISDCSSGIEPLFALVYTRHVMDNDRLLKVNPEFERALQKRDLYSEKLIADIAAEGSCTHSDDVPKEIKSVFVAAHDVEPEWHIRMQAAFQKFVHNATSKTINFPSTATMDDVRDSYLLSYKLNCKGVTIYRDKSREEQVLNIGDTTSGSGIQQEIPDNMQIVFKPRPRPNVLRGTTTNALTGCGTLYVTINEDEEGNIFEVFMQMGKSGGCAASQLEAIGRLISTSIRAGVDPEAIIKQLKGIRCPSPSWEKGGTRIFSCADAIARVVEDRIREKEVQNKIEGIEEIKIPAVVRGKNVVGVCPDCGNALVHEEGCLKCMGCGYSKC, from the coding sequence ATGAGAAAGGAGGCTTCCATGTCAGTCAGTCTTACCCAGAGCGCTTTAAAAGTTCTTGAAAGAAGATACCTAGTTAAAGATTCAAACGGTCAAGTTGTTGAAACCCCCAAGGAGATGTTTGAAAGAGTAGCTGGATATATCGCATCTGCTGATAAAAATTACGGTAATTCCGATAGTGAAGTAGAAGCTATAGAAGCCTCTTTTTATGACATGATGTCGAAACTCGAGTTTATGCCTAACTCGCCAACTTTAATGAATGCCGGTAGGCCTCTAGGGCAGCTCAGCGCTTGCTTTGTGCTACCCATAGATGATTCCATAGCTTCAATTTTTGAATCACTTAAAGCCGCAGCTTTAATCCACAAAAGCGGTGGCGGAACTGGTTTTGATTTCTCACATCTGCGTCCCAGAAATAGCCGAGTACGCTCTACTGATGGAGTCTCATCCGGTCCAATATCTTTTATGAAGGTTTATAACGCAGCAACTCAGGAGATAAAGCAGGGTGGAAAGAGGCGCGGGGCAAATATGGGAATATTGCGCGTTGACCATCCTGAGATTATGGAGTTTATAACAGCAAAGGATGACAACAAAGAGATTACCAATTTTAATATCTCTATTGCAATCACTGATGAGTTTATGAAGGCATTAGAAGAGAAGGGTGAATACGAATTAAGAGATCCTCGTGATGGAAAAGTTACCCAGAAACTAGAGGCAGAAGAAGTCTTTAATTTAATTGTCAAGCAGGCTTGGAAGAATGGTGAGCCCGGCCTAGTATTTATAGATAAGATAAATAAGGATAACCCTACTCCAAATATAGGTAGAATTGAGTCAACTAACCCTTGCGGTGAACAGCCACTTTTGCCTTACGAGTCTTGTAATTTAGGGAGTATCAATCTTTCCAAAATGGTTAAAGAAGAGAATGGAGAGATGGCGGTAGATTGGGAGCGGCTGAGAGTAATCACCCATCGCGGAGTCCATTTCTTAGATAATGTTATAGATAAGAATCAGTTTCCTCTTCCTGAGATCGAAAAACAGACAAAATATACACGCAAGATAGGACTTGGTGTTATGGGCTGGGCCGATATGCTGATTAAGCTTGGCTTAGGCTATAACTCTAGCGATGCTGTCAATTTGGCCGAAGAGGTAATGAGCTTTATTTTAAACGAGTCTATGGTGAAATCTCAAGAACTTGCCGAGAGCAGAGGAGTATTTCCTGCTTATGAAGGAAGCGTTTGGGATAAGAGGGGAATCAAAATAAGAAACGCAACTCTCACTACAATAGCTCCTACCGGGACGATAAGTATTATATCAGATTGCTCATCAGGCATTGAGCCGCTTTTTGCTTTGGTCTATACAAGGCATGTCATGGATAATGACAGGCTGCTGAAGGTAAATCCTGAGTTTGAGAGAGCCTTGCAAAAAAGAGATCTTTATTCAGAGAAGTTGATAGCGGATATTGCAGCTGAGGGAAGCTGTACTCATTCCGATGATGTACCGAAAGAGATTAAGAGCGTCTTTGTTGCAGCACACGATGTAGAGCCGGAGTGGCATATTAGGATGCAGGCAGCTTTTCAAAAGTTTGTGCATAATGCAACCTCAAAGACTATAAACTTTCCCAGCACTGCTACTATGGATGATGTAAGAGATTCATACCTACTCTCGTATAAGCTAAACTGTAAAGGAGTAACTATCTATAGAGATAAGAGCCGTGAAGAGCAGGTTCTCAATATAGGAGATACGACATCTGGATCTGGGATACAACAAGAGATTCCAGATAATATGCAGATTGTTTTTAAGCCTCGCCCTCGCCCCAATGTTTTAAGGGGAACAACTACGAATGCATTAACAGGGTGCGGTACTCTCTATGTAACTATCAATGAAGATGAGGAAGGAAATATTTTTGAGGTCTTTATGCAGATGGGTAAATCCGGAGGCTGCGCTGCATCTCAACTTGAAGCTATAGGGCGATTGATATCAACATCAATAAGAGCCGGAGTCGATCCCGAAGCTATAATAAAACAGCTTAAAGGTATTAGATGCCCATCTCCGTCCTGGGAGAAAGGCGGCACAAGAATATTCTCTTGTGCTGATGCTATAGCCAGAGTGGTTGAAGACAGAATAAGAGAGAAAGAGGTTCAGAATAAGATTGAAGGAATAGAAGAGATTAAAATTCCTGCAGTAGTTAGGGGTAAGAATGTTGTAGGTGTCTGCCCTGATTGCGGAAATGCTCTTGTTCATGAAGAGGGATGCCTTAAGTGTATGGGCTGTGGATACTCCAAGTGTTAA